The Takifugu rubripes chromosome 7, fTakRub1.2, whole genome shotgun sequence genome has a segment encoding these proteins:
- the LOC105416717 gene encoding vicilin-like seed storage protein At2g18540 — protein MTTEASAVSDADTEGKQKASAAAEPETENKTPEAATSEPEGEQTNKKVEEPGPADVAASLEEEQLKPRTRTSAGKGLSRLFSSFLKRRSQCSEDDGPEAEKVKEEKEHADEKADDREEEGKSEQKEAKVDEEKAEVKDKEEKEQKEDNKKEEEKIEKKGSKKKKKEAKKKAEKKDEEKVNEAEVKKEEENVKKEAEKTDDKAEKTVEKEEEKVERKEDPKKETCDEKEKGSEEGKKETKEEENIDKKVAKKKEKEDKIKKKEEEKAKRKAEEEDRIKKKEEERAKK, from the coding sequence ATGACAACAGAAGCGAGTGCAGTGAGTGACGCGGATACCGAGGGCAAGCAGAAGGCCAGTGCTGCCGCTGAACCAGAGACGGAGAACAAGACTCCCGAGGCGGCTACATCAGAGCCAGAGGGAGAACAGACCAACAAGAAGGTCGAGGAGCCTGGGCCTGCTGATGTAGCTGCCTCTCTtgaggaggaacagctgaagCCCCGTACCAGGACCTCTGCTGGTAAAGGCCTGTCTCGACTCTTCTCCTCATTCCTCAAACGGCGCTCGCAGTGTTCAGAGGACGACGGCCCCGAGGCGGAGAAGGTcaaggaggaaaaagaacacGCGGACGAAAAAGCAGATGatagagaggaagaagggaaaagtGAGCAGAAGGAGGCAAAAGTAGACGAGGAAAAAGCAGAGGTAAAggacaaagaagagaaagaacaaaaagaggataacaagaaagaagaggaaaagataGAAAAGAAAgggagtaaaaagaaaaagaaagaggccAAGAAgaaagctgaaaaaaaagaCGAGGAGAAAGTAAATGAGGCAGAGGtgaaaaaggaagaggaaaatgtgaaaaaggAGGCGGAAAAGACAGATGACAAGGCAGAGAAGACTgtagaaaaggaggaagaaaaagtagagagaaaagaagaccCAAAGAAAGAGACTTGTGACGAGAAAGAAAAAGGATcagaagagggaaagaaagagactaaagaggaggaaaacatcgACAAGAAGGTTgccaagaaaaaagagaaggaggataagataaagaaaaaggaagaagaaaaagcaaagaggaaagcagaggaagaagacaggataaaaaagaaagaagaagaaagggcaaagaag